One Bartonella sp. TP genomic window carries:
- the alaS gene encoding alanine--tRNA ligase, whose translation MKTVNNIRDSFFGFFQQNGHKIVPSSSLVPDNDATLMFTNAGMVQFKNVFTGLEKRNYTKAVTAQKCVRAGGKHNDLDNVGYTARHHTFFEMLGNFSFGDYFKEEAIVYAWEFLTQVLALPNDKLLVTVYHDDLEAKALWKKVAGFADEKIISIKTSDNFWSMGDTGPCGPCSEIFYDHGAHIRGGPPGSPDEDGDRFVEIWNLVFMQYDQISVEQRVSLPKPSIDTGAGIERLAAVLQGVCNNYDIDLFKNLISAVEDVSSIKAIGKKAVSHRVIADHLRAMAFLIADGVSPSNEGRGYVLRRIMRRAMRHAHLLGAKEPMIWQLVPVLVQEMGAAYTQLSIEEKIIQETIKDEEERFGKTLHRGLELLSQEISLLSADQKLSGETAFKLYDTYGFPLDLTIDILRGSNHQLEQASFDKAMQEQQARARANWAGSGDIATDAIWFSLKNEMGDSNFVGYEQVQSEVQIKAIVKDMATFSTIKEGEVCFLLLDKTPFYAESGGQIGDRGIIQGRDFTIEILDVQKKLNTLYVHKAKVKKGVVKIGAFGQAIVDRALRKLISANHSATHLLHKALRQRLGNTVTQKGSNVMWDRLRFDFAYNKALTMQDLAIIELEVNQQIILNNPVLISLMSKGEAVEAGAMALFGEKYGDLVRLVSMGSHDMENKFWSMELCGGTHVKFTGDIGVFKIIAQSSVSSGIRRIEAVTGLQALSYINERLQQLDNTAKLLKTTMLSVVPRVENLLDEGKNLKKQVAIATALQITDGVNTSHIEQIGNIEILFDILQNIATRELKPLVDKARKIVKTGIIAFITVDEENKASAIVGISKDLLDSYNAVDLVKILAKELGGKSGGGRKDLAQAGGHLGQNAQQALHSLKEYLRVSLDV comes from the coding sequence CTCATTGGTTCCAGACAATGATGCTACTCTTATGTTTACCAATGCTGGTATGGTGCAGTTTAAAAATGTTTTTACTGGGTTAGAAAAACGCAATTATACAAAAGCCGTTACAGCGCAAAAATGTGTGCGTGCTGGAGGCAAACATAATGATTTAGATAATGTAGGTTATACAGCTCGGCATCATACTTTTTTTGAGATGCTGGGCAATTTTTCTTTTGGTGATTATTTTAAGGAAGAAGCTATAGTTTATGCCTGGGAGTTTTTAACGCAGGTTTTAGCCTTACCTAATGATAAGCTTCTTGTTACTGTTTATCATGACGATCTTGAAGCCAAAGCTTTATGGAAAAAGGTTGCCGGGTTTGCGGATGAAAAAATTATTTCTATAAAAACAAGTGATAATTTTTGGTCTATGGGTGATACAGGTCCGTGCGGACCGTGCTCAGAAATTTTTTATGACCATGGAGCACACATACGGGGTGGTCCACCTGGGAGCCCGGATGAAGATGGAGACCGTTTTGTTGAGATATGGAATTTGGTTTTTATGCAATATGACCAAATATCTGTTGAACAAAGAGTGTCTTTGCCAAAACCATCTATTGATACTGGAGCAGGAATTGAGCGGTTAGCGGCTGTTTTACAGGGCGTTTGCAATAATTATGATATTGATCTTTTTAAAAATTTGATAAGTGCGGTAGAGGACGTTTCTTCTATTAAGGCGATTGGAAAAAAAGCTGTTAGCCATAGGGTAATCGCGGATCATTTGCGGGCGATGGCGTTTTTGATTGCAGACGGAGTTTCGCCAAGCAATGAAGGGAGAGGCTATGTTTTGCGACGAATTATGCGCCGCGCTATGCGTCATGCTCACTTATTGGGGGCAAAGGAGCCCATGATTTGGCAGTTAGTTCCAGTCCTTGTGCAAGAAATGGGAGCGGCTTATACGCAGTTATCCATAGAGGAAAAAATAATACAAGAAACAATTAAGGATGAAGAAGAGCGATTTGGTAAAACGTTGCATCGTGGCTTAGAACTTTTGTCTCAAGAGATTTCTCTACTCAGTGCTGATCAAAAATTAAGTGGTGAAACAGCATTTAAATTATATGATACATATGGCTTTCCTTTAGATTTGACAATTGATATTTTAAGAGGCTCTAATCATCAATTAGAGCAAGCTAGCTTTGATAAAGCCATGCAAGAGCAACAAGCGCGAGCACGTGCTAATTGGGCTGGGTCGGGTGATATAGCTACCGATGCTATTTGGTTTAGCTTAAAAAATGAAATGGGTGACAGTAATTTTGTAGGTTATGAACAGGTCCAAAGTGAGGTGCAAATAAAAGCTATAGTAAAAGACATGGCTACTTTCTCAACTATTAAAGAAGGAGAGGTATGCTTTTTACTTTTAGATAAAACCCCTTTTTATGCAGAGTCTGGTGGTCAAATTGGAGATCGTGGCATTATTCAGGGGCGAGATTTTACTATAGAGATCTTAGACGTGCAAAAAAAATTAAATACTCTTTATGTTCATAAGGCAAAGGTAAAAAAAGGTGTAGTGAAAATAGGTGCTTTTGGTCAAGCCATAGTTGACAGAGCTTTACGAAAATTAATTAGCGCAAATCATTCAGCTACACACCTGCTGCATAAAGCGTTGCGACAAAGATTGGGCAATACAGTTACCCAAAAAGGTTCTAATGTTATGTGGGACCGCTTGCGGTTTGATTTTGCTTATAATAAAGCCCTTACAATGCAAGATTTGGCGATAATTGAGTTAGAGGTAAACCAGCAAATTATATTAAATAATCCTGTATTAATTTCTTTAATGTCTAAGGGTGAAGCTGTTGAAGCTGGAGCTATGGCTTTGTTTGGAGAAAAATATGGTGACCTAGTGCGATTAGTTTCAATGGGTTCACACGATATGGAAAATAAATTTTGGTCTATGGAGTTGTGTGGTGGGACGCACGTCAAGTTTACAGGAGACATTGGGGTTTTTAAGATTATTGCTCAAAGTTCCGTGTCGTCAGGTATACGCCGTATCGAAGCTGTTACTGGGCTGCAAGCGCTTAGTTATATAAATGAACGCCTGCAGCAATTGGATAACACAGCGAAGCTTTTAAAAACTACAATGCTTTCGGTTGTACCACGTGTAGAAAATTTATTAGATGAAGGCAAAAATTTGAAAAAACAAGTTGCTATAGCTACTGCTTTGCAAATCACTGATGGAGTAAATACAAGTCATATAGAGCAAATTGGTAATATAGAAATTCTTTTTGATATTTTGCAGAATATAGCAACCCGCGAGCTAAAGCCACTAGTTGATAAAGCAAGAAAAATTGTAAAAACTGGTATTATTGCTTTTATTACAGTGGATGAAGAAAATAAGGCCAGTGCTATTGTAGGTATTAGTAAAGATTTATTGGATTCTTATAATGCTGTAGATTTGGTTAAAATCTTAGCAAAAGAGCTCGGTGGTAAAAGTGGTGGTGGTCGCAAGGACTTAGCACAGGCAGGGGGGCATTTAGGTCAAAATGCGCAGCAAGCTTTGCATAGTCTAAAAGAATATTTACGAGTATCTTTAGACGTATAG
- a CDS encoding glucan ABC transporter ATP-binding protein/ permease: protein MELLKIYFKVLSYLGAEKKAAILICMANIVLALITIAEPILFGHVIYGISANADKQDLFTNIGLWMGFGIFNIIAYVLVARSADRLAHKCRIDLLVNSFTKIISMPIDWHQKKGSSNCLHIMLRACDSMSSIWLDFMRQHLSTAVALLILIPTAMAMDLRLSSILAVLAFIYLMVARLIMRKTKSGQQAVEKNHHNVFSHICDVITNIKVVQSYNRIKAESDTLVQQADSLLAAQFPVLNWWALASGLNRMASTLSMVVVLFLGAVLVLKGQMNVGKVVAFVGFAQLMISRLDQISAFINLTIAAREPLNRFFEIEKETNAFNPKGGENKLGNISGKITFNNVTFQHKESNQGVFDISFEIEAGQTAAIVGPTGAGKTTIINLLQKIYQPDKGKIMIDNQDIQDVENDSLRNNLSTVFQEAGLFNRSIKDNIKIGCETASYAEIIDAAAKASAHEFISNKTYGYNTKVGEQGSQLSGGERQRLSIARAILKNAPILILDEATSALDMETENRVKNAINLVSKYRTTIIIAHRLSTIKNADVVFFIEKGRIIESGSFNELAEKKGRFAQLLKAAEITIDSTEPNKRPLERVS, encoded by the coding sequence ATGGAGCTTTTAAAAATCTATTTCAAAGTGTTGTCTTATCTTGGCGCTGAGAAAAAAGCTGCAATATTAATCTGCATGGCAAACATAGTGCTAGCTCTTATTACTATCGCTGAACCTATATTATTTGGCCATGTTATTTACGGCATCTCTGCTAACGCGGATAAACAAGATTTGTTTACAAATATAGGCCTATGGATGGGCTTTGGCATATTTAATATTATAGCATATGTACTAGTAGCAAGAAGCGCGGACAGACTAGCACATAAATGCCGCATAGACTTATTAGTAAATAGCTTTACTAAAATTATCAGCATGCCTATAGACTGGCATCAAAAAAAAGGTTCATCCAATTGCTTACATATTATGCTCCGCGCTTGCGACTCTATGTCTAGCATTTGGTTAGATTTTATGCGTCAACATTTATCTACAGCTGTGGCCTTACTTATATTAATTCCCACAGCTATGGCCATGGACCTTCGCCTTTCCAGTATATTGGCTGTTTTAGCTTTTATTTACCTAATGGTTGCTCGCTTAATAATGCGAAAAACAAAAAGCGGACAGCAGGCAGTAGAAAAAAATCATCACAACGTTTTTTCCCATATTTGCGATGTTATAACAAATATAAAAGTAGTCCAAAGCTACAATCGTATTAAGGCCGAAAGCGACACCCTTGTACAGCAAGCTGACAGTTTACTAGCAGCACAATTTCCAGTATTAAATTGGTGGGCTCTTGCCAGCGGACTGAACCGCATGGCTTCAACTCTTTCTATGGTTGTAGTCTTATTTTTAGGTGCAGTTTTAGTGCTCAAGGGGCAAATGAATGTTGGAAAAGTTGTCGCTTTTGTTGGCTTTGCACAATTAATGATTAGTAGACTTGATCAAATCAGCGCTTTTATAAATCTTACAATTGCTGCAAGAGAACCATTGAATCGTTTTTTTGAAATAGAAAAAGAAACAAACGCCTTTAATCCAAAAGGCGGAGAAAATAAATTGGGTAATATCAGCGGCAAAATTACATTTAATAATGTCACTTTTCAGCACAAAGAATCTAATCAAGGTGTTTTTGACATCTCGTTTGAGATAGAGGCAGGCCAAACAGCTGCCATCGTAGGGCCTACAGGCGCAGGAAAAACTACAATAATAAATTTACTGCAAAAGATCTATCAACCTGACAAAGGTAAAATTATGATAGATAACCAAGATATACAAGACGTAGAAAATGATTCTTTACGTAACAATTTATCCACGGTGTTTCAAGAAGCAGGACTATTCAACCGCAGTATAAAAGATAATATAAAAATTGGCTGTGAAACCGCTTCCTATGCTGAAATAATTGACGCGGCAGCAAAAGCAAGTGCCCATGAGTTTATAAGCAACAAAACATATGGGTATAACACAAAGGTTGGAGAACAAGGCTCTCAACTATCTGGCGGCGAAAGACAACGCCTTTCGATAGCTCGCGCTATATTAAAAAATGCACCTATCTTAATTCTAGACGAGGCAACAAGTGCACTAGATATGGAAACTGAAAATAGAGTAAAAAACGCTATTAACCTGGTAAGTAAATATCGAACTACGATAATAATAGCTCATAGATTATCTACTATAAAAAATGCCGATGTCGTATTTTTTATTGAAAAAGGACGAATCATAGAATCAGGGAGCTTTAATGAGTTAGCGGAAAAAAAAGGTCGTTTTGCGCAATTACTCAAAGCCGCAGAAATTACCATAGACAGTACAGAACCCAACAAAAGGCCGTTGGAACGGGTATCCTAA
- a CDS encoding RluA family pseudouridine synthase has product MTIIKNVNIVSQEEQTMRLDRWFKIHHPQLSYVMLQKLLRSGQIRLDGKRAKANVNLTIGQEIRVPPNLMQNLLESPKILTLSKEQEALRKMTLYEDEKLLVLNKPYGLAVQGGSGIERHVDSMLEALRNKKGEKPRLVHRLDKDTSGVLVVAKTRSAASFLAAAFRGREAKKIYWSLVRGTPKPHEGKISTWLVKEATEHGDKVRVCKHGQVGADHAVSYYKLLETAGQNLSWLEMQPFTGRTHQLRVHAAFINHPIIGDPKYFCADTNWCFPGGIQNRLHLHARRLIMPHPSGGKLDVTADLPAHMVQSFNLLGFDKTAFA; this is encoded by the coding sequence ATGACTATAATAAAAAATGTAAATATTGTATCGCAAGAAGAGCAAACAATGCGCCTTGACAGATGGTTTAAGATACACCATCCGCAATTAAGTTATGTTATGTTGCAAAAATTATTACGCAGTGGGCAGATAAGATTAGATGGTAAACGAGCAAAAGCAAATGTTAATTTAACAATTGGTCAAGAAATACGTGTGCCGCCCAATTTAATGCAAAACTTATTAGAATCACCTAAAATTTTAACTCTCAGCAAGGAGCAGGAGGCGCTGCGTAAAATGACCTTGTATGAGGATGAAAAATTGTTGGTATTAAATAAGCCATATGGTCTGGCTGTTCAAGGCGGCTCTGGTATAGAGCGGCATGTGGATTCTATGCTAGAAGCTTTGCGCAATAAAAAAGGTGAAAAGCCGCGGTTAGTACATAGGTTGGACAAAGATACGTCTGGTGTTTTGGTTGTGGCAAAAACGCGAAGTGCGGCAAGTTTTTTGGCAGCTGCTTTTAGAGGTCGTGAGGCAAAAAAAATCTATTGGAGTCTAGTTCGTGGTACACCGAAACCGCATGAAGGCAAGATTTCTACTTGGCTAGTTAAAGAGGCTACCGAGCATGGCGATAAGGTGCGAGTTTGTAAACATGGCCAAGTTGGAGCAGATCATGCTGTGTCGTATTACAAATTATTAGAAACGGCCGGGCAAAATTTAAGTTGGCTGGAAATGCAGCCATTTACTGGTCGTACGCATCAGCTGCGTGTACATGCAGCGTTTATTAATCATCCAATTATAGGGGACCCTAAATATTTCTGTGCTGATACTAATTGGTGTTTTCCTGGTGGAATTCAAAATCGGTTACACTTACATGCTAGGCGTTTAATTATGCCACATCCTAGTGGCGGAAAATTAGATGTAACAGCGGATTTACCTGCGCATATGGTACAAAGTTTTAATCTTTTAGGTTTTGATAAGACGGCTTTTGCATAA
- a CDS encoding ATP12 family protein, whose amino-acid sequence MKRFYKLAKVDFKDKGYAVLLDNKIVKTPAGNQLLLPSFQVAQFIAKEFMAQNDVIMPSSMPVTRIANTVLDGIVSDPQAIIEDILRMAAHDLLFYRVQEPQALAKLQGECWDNLLDKIYELTGAHFNLTYELTHIVQPSESIKLLGMFLRRFNTPFALGALHVMSSLMSSALIALLISAKELSLHQAWEAANIEQNWCIESWGSDDEIVKARLQDFEQVKAAYDLFHAL is encoded by the coding sequence ATGAAGCGTTTTTATAAACTAGCAAAAGTAGATTTTAAAGATAAAGGCTATGCTGTTTTGCTAGATAATAAAATTGTAAAAACGCCTGCAGGTAATCAGCTTTTACTACCTTCTTTTCAGGTTGCGCAATTTATTGCAAAAGAATTTATGGCGCAAAATGATGTAATAATGCCTTCCTCTATGCCAGTAACACGTATTGCAAATACCGTGTTGGACGGTATAGTGAGTGACCCACAAGCAATTATAGAAGATATTTTGCGTATGGCAGCGCATGATTTATTATTTTATAGGGTTCAAGAGCCGCAGGCCTTGGCGAAACTCCAAGGAGAATGTTGGGATAACTTGTTAGATAAAATTTATGAATTAACTGGTGCGCATTTTAATCTTACCTATGAGCTTACACATATAGTGCAGCCTAGCGAATCAATAAAACTACTTGGGATGTTTCTTCGGCGTTTTAATACACCGTTTGCCCTTGGTGCGTTGCATGTTATGTCGAGTTTAATGAGTTCTGCGTTAATAGCTTTATTAATTTCTGCAAAGGAGTTATCATTGCATCAAGCATGGGAAGCCGCCAATATTGAGCAGAATTGGTGTATAGAATCTTGGGGTAGCGACGATGAAATTGTAAAAGCTAGATTGCAGGATTTTGAGCAAGTTAAGGCGGCCTATGACTTATTTCATGCGCTTTAA
- the uvrA gene encoding excinuclease ABC subunit UvrA, whose product MTKQDFICLRGAREHNLKNIDIDIPRNKLVIITGLSGSGKSSLAFDTIYAEGQRRYVESLSAYARQFLEMMQKPDYDRLDGLSPAISIEQKTTSKNPRSTVGTITEIYDYMRLLFARIGVPYSPATGLPIKSQTISQMVDRLLKLENGTRLYLLAPLIQGRKGEYKKELAELQKQGFQRVKLDGEFYEISDLPNIDKKYKHYIDVVVDRIALRPDLAARMADSLETCLKLSGGLAIAELADKKANNTTGVQKNKNDTHERILFSEKFACPVSGFTISEIEPRIFSFNNPYGACPNCNGLGFTKTLTEELIVPDMDLPLNKGAIVPLQNSQFDYYEKIMTKLARYYQFTTKTKWREVPVEARNIFLHANDIPADLKKDLASYKGLLPNMLRRWKETSSNLVREDIEKYMTELACEDCHGYRLKPESLAIKIEGNHIGEISKMSISKASDWFTSLPKKLEEKENTIATPILKEIIERLNFLNNVGLSYLTLSRNSGTLSGGESQRIRLASQIGSGLTGVLYILDEPSIGLHQRDNYRLLETLRNLRDLGNSVIVVEHDEDAMLSSDYIIDIGPAAGVHGGKIVAKGTPQEIMQNPNSLTGQYLSGKLSIKMPLQRRKINKKRVLQITGATGNNLKNVTATIPLGLFTCITGVSGGGKSTLLLQTLFKAASKEIMGARTQPAPYNKLTGLEHIDKVIDIDQAPIGRTPRSNPATYIGLFTYIRDWFANLPEAKARGYGPGRFSFNVKGGRCEACQGDGVTKIEMHFLPDIYVTCDVCAGKRYNRETLQVTYRDKSISDILDMTIEEGVEFFSAVPSIHNKLLTLQKVGLGYVKIGQQATTLSGGEAQRVKLAKELSRKATGNTLYILDEPTTGLHFHDIAKLLDILQDLVDKGNSVVVIEHNLEVIKTADWVIDFGPEGGDGGGKIIAVGQPEDIVKIEESYTGKFLNPILKRMK is encoded by the coding sequence ATGACAAAGCAAGACTTCATCTGCCTACGCGGCGCACGCGAACATAATCTAAAAAATATAGATATAGACATACCGCGTAATAAACTAGTGATAATCACTGGGCTTTCCGGATCTGGCAAATCTAGCTTAGCTTTTGATACTATCTACGCTGAAGGGCAACGAAGATATGTTGAAAGCCTCTCTGCCTATGCTAGACAATTTTTAGAAATGATGCAAAAACCAGATTATGACAGGTTAGATGGTTTATCTCCAGCCATCTCTATTGAGCAAAAAACTACTAGCAAAAATCCCCGCTCAACTGTTGGCACCATAACAGAAATTTATGACTATATGCGGCTGCTTTTTGCGCGTATAGGCGTGCCATACTCACCAGCGACTGGCCTGCCAATAAAAAGCCAAACCATAAGCCAAATGGTCGATCGATTATTAAAGTTAGAAAATGGTACACGCTTATATCTACTAGCACCATTAATACAAGGGAGAAAAGGCGAATATAAAAAGGAACTAGCCGAGCTACAAAAACAAGGATTTCAACGCGTAAAATTAGATGGAGAATTTTATGAAATCTCAGACTTGCCTAACATCGATAAAAAATACAAGCATTATATAGATGTAGTAGTTGACCGTATAGCCCTACGCCCAGATTTAGCAGCAAGGATGGCCGATAGTTTAGAAACATGCTTAAAGCTTTCTGGCGGATTAGCAATAGCGGAGTTAGCCGACAAAAAAGCAAACAATACAACTGGCGTACAGAAAAATAAAAATGATACTCACGAACGCATATTATTTTCAGAAAAATTCGCATGCCCCGTTTCTGGCTTTACCATTAGCGAAATAGAACCTCGTATCTTTTCCTTTAACAACCCGTATGGCGCTTGCCCAAATTGCAATGGTCTTGGCTTTACCAAAACCCTAACAGAAGAGCTAATAGTACCAGATATGGATTTGCCACTAAATAAAGGCGCTATAGTACCGTTACAAAACTCCCAATTTGACTATTATGAAAAAATAATGACCAAGTTAGCTCGCTATTATCAATTTACTACTAAAACTAAATGGCGTGAAGTTCCTGTTGAAGCACGTAATATCTTTTTACATGCCAACGACATTCCAGCGGACTTAAAGAAAGATCTAGCAAGCTATAAAGGGCTACTGCCAAATATGCTAAGACGCTGGAAAGAAACCAGCTCTAACCTTGTACGCGAAGACATAGAAAAATATATGACTGAATTAGCTTGCGAGGATTGCCATGGCTATAGGTTAAAACCAGAATCACTTGCTATAAAAATTGAAGGCAACCATATCGGTGAAATTAGCAAAATGTCTATAAGTAAAGCCAGCGATTGGTTTACATCATTACCAAAAAAATTAGAAGAAAAAGAAAACACAATTGCTACTCCAATTTTAAAAGAAATTATTGAAAGATTGAATTTTCTAAATAATGTTGGCTTAAGCTACCTAACGCTTTCACGCAATTCTGGTACATTATCGGGCGGAGAAAGCCAACGTATTAGATTAGCATCTCAAATTGGCTCGGGACTTACTGGCGTATTATATATCTTAGACGAACCCTCCATAGGCTTACATCAACGTGATAACTACCGCTTGCTTGAAACTCTACGCAACCTCAGAGATTTAGGCAATAGCGTTATAGTTGTTGAACATGACGAGGATGCAATGCTCTCTAGCGATTATATTATCGATATTGGTCCTGCTGCTGGCGTACATGGCGGAAAGATAGTAGCCAAAGGCACCCCACAAGAAATCATGCAAAATCCAAATTCGTTAACAGGTCAATATTTAAGCGGCAAATTATCTATAAAAATGCCTTTACAGCGTCGAAAAATTAATAAAAAGCGTGTATTGCAAATTACCGGTGCAACCGGTAATAATTTAAAAAATGTTACAGCTACCATACCGCTTGGCTTATTTACCTGCATCACTGGTGTTTCCGGGGGAGGAAAGTCTACGCTATTGTTACAGACCTTATTCAAAGCAGCATCCAAGGAAATTATGGGCGCGCGTACTCAACCTGCCCCATATAATAAACTGACAGGCTTAGAACACATCGACAAAGTAATAGATATAGACCAAGCGCCTATAGGCAGGACACCACGATCTAATCCAGCTACGTATATAGGCTTATTCACCTATATACGCGACTGGTTTGCGAATTTGCCGGAGGCAAAAGCACGAGGCTATGGCCCAGGTAGATTTTCTTTTAATGTCAAAGGAGGAAGGTGTGAGGCCTGCCAGGGCGATGGCGTTACTAAAATAGAAATGCATTTTTTACCAGATATTTACGTTACTTGCGATGTTTGCGCTGGCAAACGCTATAACCGAGAAACCCTGCAGGTAACATACAGGGATAAATCCATCTCCGATATTTTGGATATGACAATAGAAGAAGGAGTAGAATTTTTTTCCGCTGTGCCTAGCATACATAATAAATTATTAACTTTACAAAAAGTCGGACTGGGCTACGTAAAAATTGGGCAGCAGGCAACAACTCTATCTGGTGGTGAAGCACAAAGGGTAAAGCTAGCCAAAGAGCTCTCCCGCAAGGCAACAGGCAATACATTATACATATTAGACGAACCTACAACTGGACTGCATTTTCACGATATTGCAAAATTATTAGACATACTACAAGATCTTGTAGATAAAGGTAATAGCGTAGTTGTTATAGAGCATAATTTAGAAGTAATCAAAACAGCAGACTGGGTAATAGATTTTGGACCAGAAGGTGGTGACGGAGGCGGTAAAATAATAGCGGTTGGTCAACCAGAAGATATTGTAAAAATAGAAGAATCATATACCGGAAAATTTTTAAACCCTATTTTAAAGCGCATGAAATAA
- the ssb gene encoding single-stranded DNA-binding protein yields the protein MAGSVNKVILVGNVGNVPEVRRTNSGDPVVSLRIATSEAWRDRNSGERKERTEWHNVVIFNENIAKVVEQYVKKGNKIYVEGQLQTRKWQDKDGNDRYTTEIVLQKYRGDLHMLDAKTEGRGMTSDYETSNSPTSEQNSSHYPSGLEDDIPF from the coding sequence ATGGCTGGTAGTGTTAATAAAGTTATTTTAGTAGGCAATGTAGGCAATGTGCCAGAGGTACGCCGCACTAACTCTGGGGATCCTGTGGTGAGCTTGCGTATTGCTACCTCGGAAGCTTGGCGCGATCGCAATAGTGGTGAGCGCAAAGAAAGAACGGAATGGCATAATGTAGTGATTTTTAATGAAAATATTGCTAAGGTGGTTGAGCAGTATGTTAAAAAAGGCAATAAAATTTATGTAGAAGGTCAATTGCAGACGCGAAAATGGCAAGATAAGGATGGTAATGATAGATATACCACAGAAATTGTGTTGCAAAAATATCGTGGGGATTTGCATATGCTAGATGCCAAGACAGAGGGGCGTGGAATGACTAGTGATTATGAAACTTCTAATTCACCTACTTCAGAACAAAACAGCTCCCATTACCCCTCGGGATTAGAAGATGACATTCCATTTTAA